The proteins below are encoded in one region of Hordeum vulgare subsp. vulgare chromosome 3H, MorexV3_pseudomolecules_assembly, whole genome shotgun sequence:
- the LOC123445694 gene encoding pentatricopeptide repeat-containing protein At4g39530 has protein sequence MSGGSLAQLLLSCLAGDRLRRVLPPAHARAVVSGLLPDLFLANLLLRGYSKLGLLGDARRLFDQMPSRNLVSWGSAISMYAQHGREDDALLLFAAFPSAGAASPDGEPPNEFLLASALRACAQSRAARFGEQVHGVAAKLGLDANVFVGTALVNLYAKAGRIDAAMSVFDALPARNPVTWTAVITGYSQAGQAGVALELFGRMGLDGVRPDRFVLASAASACSGLGFVEGGRQIHGYAYRTAAESDASVVNALIDLYCKCSMLLLAHRLFDSMENRNLVSWTTMIAGYMQNSLDAEAMSMFWQLSRAGWQPDVFACTSILNSCGSLAAIWQGRQVHAHVIKADLESDEYVKNALIDMYAKCEHLTEARAVFEALAEDDAISYNAMIEGYARLGDLTGAVEIFGKMRYCSLKPSLLTFVSLLGVSSSRSDLELSKQIHGLIVKSGTSLDLYAGSALIDVYSKFSLVDDAKLVFSLMQNRDMVIWNAMIFGLAQNERGEEAVKLFAQLPVSGLTPNEFTFVALVTVASTLASIFHGQQFHAQIIKAGVDSDPHISNALIDMYAKCGFIEEGRLLFESTLGKDVICWNSMISTYAQHGHAEEALHVFGMMEGARVEPNYVTFVSVLSACAHAGLVDEGLHHFNSMKTKYAVEPGTEHYASVVNLFGRSGKLHAAKEFIERMPIEPVATIWRSLLSACHLFGNVEIGRYATEMALLADPADSGPSVLMSNIYASKGLWADAQKLRQGMDCAGVVKEPGYSW, from the coding sequence atGAGCGGCGGGAGCCTCGCCCAACTGCTCCTCTCATGCCTCGCCGGCGACCGCCTCCGCCGCGTCCTCCCGCCGGCACACGCCCGCGCCGTCGTCTCGGGCCTCCTCCCGGACCTCTTCCTCGCCAACCTCCTCCTCCGCGGCTACTCCAAGCTCGGCCTCCTCGGGGACGCCCGCCGCCTGTTCGACCAGATGCCAAGCCGCAACCTCGTCTCCTGGGGCTCCGCCATCTCCATGTACGCGCAGCACGGCCGCGAGGACGACGCGCTCCTCCTCTTCGCCGCCTTCCCGAGCGCCGGTGCCGCCTCGCCCGACGGCGAGCCGCCCAACGAGTTCCTGCTCGCCAGCGCCCTCAGGGCCTGCGCGCAGTCGAGGGCGGCCCGCTTCGGCGAGCAGGTGCACGGCGTCGCCGCGAAGCTCGGCCTCGACGCCAACGTCTTCGTCGGGACCGCGCTGGTCAACCTGTACGCCAAGGCTGGCCGCATCGACGCGGCCATGTCAGTCTTCGACGCTCTCCCGGCCAGGAACCCGGTCACCTGGACCGCGGTGATCACGGGGTACTCTCAGGCTGGGCAGGCCGGGGTTGCATTGGAGCTGTTTGGGAGGATGGGGCTCGACGGCGTCAGGCCCGACCGGTTTGTGCTGGCGAGCGCTGCCAGCGCTTGCTCTGGGCTTGGGTTTGTAGAGGGTGGCAGGCAGATACATGGCTACGCGTACCGAACTGCGGCGGAGTCAGACGCATCGGTGGTCAACGCGCTGATCGATCTGTACTGTAAGTGCTCCATGCTCTTGTTGGCTCATAGGCTGTTTGATTCCATGGAGAACCGCAATCTTGTGTCTTGGACGACGATGATCGCTGGTTACATGCAGAATTCGCTCGATGCTGAAGCCATGTCCATGTTCTGGCAGCTGAGCCGGGCTGGCTGGCAGCCGGATGTTTTTGCCTGCACAAGCATCTTGAACTCGTGTGGCTCTTTGGCAGCGATATGGCAAGGAAGACAGGTACATGCTCATGTTATAAAGGCTGATCTGGAATCTGATGAGTATGTCAAGAATGCTCTGATTGACATGTATGCTAAGTGTGAGCATCTAACAGAAGCAAGAGCAGTATTTGAAGCCTTGGCAGAAGATGATGCGATTTCTTACAATGCAATGATCGAAGGATATGCAAGGCTGGGTGACCTTACAGGAGCAGTCGAAATATTCGGTAAGATGAGATATTGCTCACTAAAGCCAAGCCTACTGACATTTGTTTCGCTGCTTGGTGTGTCCTCATCTCGGTCAGACCTTGAACTGAGCAAGCAGATTCATGGTCTCATCGTCAAATCAGGAACTTCACTGGACCTATATGCAGGGAGTGCTCTGATCGATGTCTATTCTAAGTTTTCCCTTGTGGACGATGCCAAACTTGTATTCAGCCTCATGCAGAACAGGGACATGGTAATCTGGAATGCTATGATTTTTGGCCTTGCACAGAATGAGCGAGGGGAAGAGGCTGTGAAGCTCTTTGCCCAGCTTCCTGTCTCTGGGCTAACACCAAACGAGTTCACATTTGTTGCACTAGTGACTGTGGCAAGTACTCTGGCAAGCATTTTTCATGGTCAGCAGTTCCATGCCCAGATCATCAAAGCAGGTGTGGACAGTGATCCCCATATTTCAAACGCTCTCATAGACATGTATGCAAAGTGTGGCTTCATCGAAGAAGGACGGCTGTTGTTTGAGTCAACATTGGGAAAGGATGTCATCTGTTGGAACTCGATGATTTCGACATACGCGCAGCACGGACATGCTGAGGAAGCTCTTCATGTTTTTGGGATGATGGAAGGGGCTAGAGTAGAGCCGAACTATGTAACATTTGTCAGTGTGTTGTCAGCATGTGCTCATGCTGGCCTTGTGGATGAAGGTTTACACCATTTTAATTCTATGAAAACAAAATATGCAGTTGAACCAGGCACCGAGCACTATGCTTCTGTTGTCAACCTTTTTGGAAGATCAGGCAAACTGCATGCCGCCAAGGAGTTTATTGAAAGGATGCCGATTGAACCAGTTGCGACTATTTGGAGGAGCTTGCTGAGTGCCTGTCATCTGTTTGGTAATGTTGAAATCGGGAGGTATGCCACTGAAATGGCATTGTTGGCGGATCCTGCAGACAGCGGCCCCTCTGTTCTTATGTCAAATATTTATGCCTCTAAAGGACTGTGGGCTGATGCGCAGAAGTTGAGGCAGGGGATGGATTGTGCTGGTGTGGTGAAGGAACCAGGATATAGCTGGTGA